The proteins below are encoded in one region of Prevotella melaninogenica ATCC 25845:
- a CDS encoding fimbrillin family protein — MKINNFRNCFTHKSGVKTLTFVCLSGLTALGLTGCSDNDFDSVVNNQENGTAVAFNVGVAGDNTQTTRALTRAAYADQLSDFGLKPEDLVDQKLAVEGNSDYCLVETTLPGIYNEDFKSNPATRADIITTATLGKFSAIGSRGASASALSSWFHNEEVGANGTFKNTFYWAMSQPYAKFYAVYPQITDAYDKLALSSQGTSVPYVNVQVETDATNQKDLMTACSGETPVQYVTQGTAPVVPIKFQHAMTAIRFKLGENVAAGHNITKIEIVDALSKGKFTLPSGVLLTSTGDLDRAWTDVKDKATFKVDGLNVSTSGTNKIITGRDNNDNYTFYMIPQSLAGVRVNIYFDNAGTPAITAALRGSWKAGTTKTYELSQKAGSFEYVLNPSSPGIAAKDATTTSTYMVQSYITENGVKKPLKWKVVDYKVNGASVAKPEWLTNLTLEGGNGSTTSAGETGTATITQNVKDLLKERNEGLQKATAVTNYNLSNKTGADAIENTANSYVISAPGTYRIPLVYGNAIKGGSTNESAYISKASSVYLPKDGGGFYDEDLVLHKFVDHLDREITSPYINVQNRSYAAKLAEVVWTDVPGVVSNLEVKQNGGDKDFLTFTVNENQLANGNTIVAVTDDSGKVLWSWHLWFAPKTALDPIKFTSAGTTYNFTNETLGWKYTKWMAKTEARKVTVVIEQEGSGKKGEIEIEQAGDDAVREGYCTLYQWGRKDALPGVDNISGYSYESSYQKIPDQAEHNEPYRTIMLGRTIGRGICNPGVMLPEVGAGKLGWQYKQYINLWSINSNTIDGLNSVVVKTIYDPSPVGYQMPNAYVFKDFNTTDATWDNGYTLRADNNKEIYFPACGARSAGKLVQKNVAGFYWTGVAVEVGGQLGYAWRAKMANGSLSLPVKNSDARNAYSYAFGVRPVASPTN; from the coding sequence ATGAAGATTAATAATTTCAGAAATTGCTTTACGCATAAGTCGGGCGTAAAAACGCTCACATTTGTTTGTCTCAGCGGTTTGACCGCTCTGGGACTTACCGGCTGTTCAGACAACGATTTTGATTCGGTAGTAAATAATCAGGAGAACGGCACAGCTGTTGCTTTCAATGTAGGTGTGGCAGGTGACAATACACAGACTACACGTGCCTTGACCCGTGCTGCCTATGCTGATCAGTTGAGCGATTTTGGCTTGAAGCCAGAGGATCTCGTTGACCAGAAGCTTGCTGTTGAGGGCAATAGCGACTACTGTCTTGTTGAGACAACCTTGCCAGGTATTTACAATGAAGACTTTAAGTCAAATCCTGCAACCCGTGCTGACATCATTACCACTGCAACACTTGGCAAGTTCTCTGCCATTGGTTCTCGTGGTGCATCAGCCTCTGCCCTTAGCTCTTGGTTCCACAATGAGGAGGTAGGTGCTAACGGTACTTTCAAGAACACGTTCTATTGGGCAATGAGCCAGCCTTATGCTAAGTTCTATGCTGTCTATCCACAGATTACAGATGCTTATGACAAGCTGGCTCTTTCTTCACAGGGTACTTCAGTTCCTTACGTGAACGTACAGGTAGAGACTGATGCTACTAATCAGAAGGACCTTATGACAGCTTGCTCTGGTGAGACTCCTGTACAGTACGTAACACAGGGTACAGCACCAGTTGTTCCTATTAAGTTCCAGCACGCAATGACAGCTATCCGCTTCAAGCTCGGCGAGAATGTTGCAGCTGGTCACAATATTACCAAGATTGAGATTGTAGATGCTTTGAGCAAGGGTAAGTTTACATTGCCTTCAGGTGTGCTCCTAACATCTACTGGCGATCTTGACCGTGCGTGGACAGATGTGAAGGATAAGGCAACCTTCAAAGTTGACGGCTTGAACGTAAGCACATCGGGTACGAATAAGATTATCACCGGTAGAGATAATAATGACAACTACACCTTCTATATGATTCCACAAAGTCTTGCTGGTGTGAGAGTTAATATCTACTTTGACAACGCTGGTACTCCAGCTATCACTGCTGCGCTCAGGGGCTCTTGGAAGGCCGGTACAACAAAGACCTATGAGCTTTCTCAGAAAGCTGGTAGCTTTGAGTATGTGCTGAACCCATCATCGCCTGGTATTGCTGCTAAGGATGCTACAACAACAAGTACATATATGGTTCAGTCATACATTACAGAGAATGGTGTGAAGAAGCCTCTGAAGTGGAAGGTTGTTGATTACAAGGTTAATGGTGCTTCTGTAGCGAAGCCTGAATGGCTGACAAACCTTACTCTGGAAGGTGGTAATGGTAGTACAACTTCTGCTGGTGAGACTGGTACAGCAACTATCACACAGAACGTTAAGGACCTTCTCAAGGAGCGTAATGAGGGCTTGCAGAAAGCAACAGCTGTAACAAACTATAACCTCTCTAACAAGACTGGTGCTGACGCAATTGAGAATACCGCTAACAGCTACGTAATCTCTGCGCCAGGTACTTACCGTATTCCTTTGGTATATGGTAATGCTATCAAGGGCGGATCAACTAACGAGTCAGCTTATATCAGTAAAGCTTCAAGTGTATACTTGCCGAAAGATGGCGGTGGTTTTTATGACGAGGACCTTGTTCTGCATAAGTTTGTTGATCATTTGGACAGAGAAATCACAAGTCCTTACATCAATGTGCAGAATCGTTCTTATGCTGCAAAACTTGCAGAGGTTGTATGGACTGATGTGCCAGGTGTTGTAAGCAATCTTGAAGTTAAGCAGAATGGTGGAGATAAGGACTTCCTTACATTCACTGTTAACGAAAATCAGCTTGCTAATGGTAATACCATTGTTGCCGTTACAGATGATTCAGGTAAGGTTCTTTGGTCTTGGCATTTATGGTTTGCTCCTAAGACTGCGCTCGATCCAATCAAGTTTACAAGTGCAGGTACTACTTATAACTTTACAAACGAGACGCTGGGTTGGAAGTACACAAAGTGGATGGCAAAGACGGAAGCACGCAAGGTAACTGTTGTTATCGAGCAGGAAGGCTCAGGAAAGAAGGGTGAGATTGAAATCGAGCAGGCTGGTGATGATGCTGTCCGTGAGGGATACTGCACACTCTACCAGTGGGGTCGTAAGGATGCACTCCCAGGAGTAGATAACATTAGCGGTTACTCTTATGAAAGCAGTTATCAAAAGATTCCAGACCAAGCTGAGCATAATGAGCCATACAGAACTATTATGTTAGGTCGTACAATTGGACGTGGTATTTGCAATCCAGGTGTAATGCTTCCAGAGGTAGGTGCAGGTAAGTTGGGTTGGCAGTACAAGCAGTACATTAACCTGTGGTCAATTAATAGTAATACAATTGATGGTTTGAATTCTGTTGTTGTTAAGACTATTTACGACCCATCTCCAGTAGGTTATCAGATGCCTAATGCATACGTTTTCAAGGACTTCAATACTACGGATGCAACATGGGATAATGGATACACTCTTCGTGCTGATAATAATAAGGAAATCTACTTCCCAGCGTGTGGTGCACGTAGTGCTGGAAAATTAGTTCAGAAGAATGTGGCTGGTTTCTATTGGACTGGTGTTGCAGTAGAGGTTGGCGGTCAGTTAGGTTATGCATGGCGTGCCAAGATGGCAAATGGCTCTTTGTCATTGCCAGTTAAAAATAGTGATGCACGAAATGCTTACAGCTATGCATTCGGCGTTCGCCCAGTAGCAAGTCCTACGAATTAA